A stretch of the Peribacillus sp. ACCC06369 genome encodes the following:
- a CDS encoding glycoside hydrolase family 99-like domain-containing protein produces MKLIAFYLPQFHETPENNRWWGKGFTEWTNTKKAEPLFPGHYQPKEPYQDYYYDLRDESAREWQAQIARKYGIYGFCYYHYWFKGKRFLHKPFDLVLQKGKPDFPFCLSWANDPWTRTWTGSNHEVLADQDYGEKADWKEHFEFLLTAFKDKRYIRVANKPLFLIYRPSDIPNCEEMLEYWQKLAVENGLDGIYVIQTLNRFNNPQLKGFDARLEFEPGYTMYLTNGIHCGRAVDGYKQKFDLMDYDKYWSSILERMADKDSLKTYLGAFLDWDNSARVAGNAPLIFTGATPEKFSFYLTQQIKRSLEINSDILFINAWNEWGEGTYLEPDKKYEFQYLEAVKKALENNGFCER; encoded by the coding sequence TTGAAACTTATAGCCTTTTATTTACCTCAATTCCATGAAACTCCAGAAAATAATCGTTGGTGGGGAAAAGGATTCACCGAATGGACCAATACCAAAAAAGCAGAACCTCTATTTCCTGGACATTATCAGCCGAAAGAGCCATACCAAGACTATTACTATGATTTGAGAGACGAATCTGCAAGGGAATGGCAAGCACAAATTGCAAGAAAATATGGCATCTATGGATTTTGTTATTATCATTACTGGTTTAAAGGAAAAAGATTTCTTCATAAACCATTTGATTTAGTTCTTCAAAAAGGGAAGCCCGATTTCCCCTTCTGTCTTTCCTGGGCAAACGATCCGTGGACCAGAACATGGACCGGTTCAAATCATGAGGTATTGGCAGATCAAGATTACGGAGAAAAAGCAGATTGGAAAGAACATTTCGAATTTCTCCTAACAGCATTTAAAGATAAAAGGTATATCAGAGTAGCAAACAAACCTTTATTTCTGATTTATCGTCCTAGCGATATTCCCAATTGCGAGGAAATGCTGGAGTATTGGCAAAAATTAGCTGTTGAAAATGGACTTGATGGAATTTATGTTATCCAAACTTTAAATAGATTTAACAACCCTCAACTTAAAGGTTTCGATGCTCGTCTTGAGTTTGAGCCTGGATACACAATGTATTTAACAAATGGTATCCATTGTGGAAGAGCAGTTGATGGTTATAAGCAAAAATTTGATCTAATGGATTACGATAAATACTGGTCCTCTATACTAGAAAGAATGGCTGACAAGGATAGTCTAAAAACTTATCTAGGAGCCTTCCTCGATTGGGATAACTCCGCCCGGGTTGCAGGAAATGCCCCCCTCATCTTCACCGGCGCGACTCCCGAAAAATTTTCCTTTTATCTAACACAACAAATAAAAAGATCTCTTGAAATAAACAGTGACATTTTGTTTATTAATGCCTGGAATGAATGGGGCGAAGGAACCTATTTAGAACCGGATAAAAAATATGAGTTCCAATATTTAGAAGCGGTAAAAAAAGCATTAGAAAATAACGGGTTTTGTGAGAGGTGA
- the rfbB gene encoding dTDP-glucose 4,6-dehydratase: protein MNLLVTGGAGFIGLNFVHYLLKNTSYNITVIDSLTYASHPEEIRTLTSDSRLRFIKGSIVNEEDMEAVMDQNYEAIIHFAAESHVDNSIQNADKFIQTNIVGTYQLLQLLIKGQAKKMIHISTDEVYGTLSPIQQPFTEESPLSPNNPYSATKASSDLLVRSYNETFKLPLITTRCSNNFGPFQNMEKFIPTIVYSALHNHKIPVYGDGLQIRDWLFVEDHCKAISLILEKGKWGEVYNIGGGNERKNIDVVKQILGIMGKPEHLIEFVEDRKGHDRRYAIDSSKLQNELGWKQTSYFDQSLEKTVRWHMNKFKGTPP from the coding sequence ATGAATCTTCTAGTTACAGGTGGGGCTGGTTTCATCGGTCTCAACTTTGTTCACTATTTGCTAAAAAATACTTCATACAATATAACCGTTATCGATTCTCTTACGTATGCAAGTCATCCTGAAGAGATACGCACCTTAACATCTGATTCTAGATTACGCTTTATTAAGGGAAGTATTGTTAATGAGGAAGATATGGAAGCTGTAATGGATCAAAATTATGAAGCCATTATTCATTTTGCCGCTGAGTCCCATGTTGATAACAGTATTCAAAATGCAGATAAATTCATACAAACAAATATTGTCGGTACTTATCAATTATTACAACTATTAATCAAGGGCCAGGCTAAAAAAATGATCCATATTTCCACAGACGAAGTATATGGTACTTTAAGCCCGATTCAACAACCATTCACAGAAGAATCCCCTCTTTCACCTAACAATCCCTATTCAGCTACAAAAGCAAGCTCAGATTTATTGGTGCGCTCTTACAATGAGACCTTTAAATTACCTTTAATAACGACAAGATGCAGTAATAATTTTGGTCCTTTTCAAAATATGGAAAAATTCATCCCTACCATTGTGTATAGCGCGCTACACAACCATAAAATCCCTGTTTATGGGGATGGTCTACAAATAAGAGATTGGCTGTTTGTAGAAGATCATTGTAAAGCAATTTCCCTTATTCTTGAAAAAGGAAAATGGGGTGAAGTTTATAATATTGGTGGCGGAAATGAAAGAAAAAATATCGATGTCGTAAAACAAATTTTGGGAATAATGGGCAAGCCTGAACACTTGATTGAATTTGTTGAAGACAGAAAAGGTCATGACCGAAGATATGCCATTGATTCTTCCAAGTTACAAAACGAGTTAGGCTGGAAACAAACCTCTTATTTTGATCAATCGTTAGAAAAAACAGTGCGATGGCACATGAACAAATTTAAAGGTACTCCCCCATGA
- a CDS encoding aminotransferase class I/II-fold pyridoxal phosphate-dependent enzyme, translating to MRKIPFLRPNLVKQDTFTNYLAQIEQSRLYSNYGPLNTLFENRVLTEYYEGNGAVLTVNNATSGLMLAINQSKRPKGRFALMPSFTFSATPLAAMWCGLEPYFVDVNKDDWCMNEELVKDSLTKLGDEVAVVVPYATFGTDLDLSFYKQIHESGIPVVFDAAPSFGTSGRSGSFGKNFPGPIVYSFHATKSFGIGEGGLVYSADKDLISQIRQAGNFGFSTNRETISQGLNSKLSEYSAAVALATLDAFPEKSRKRQQIHQWYLEQFQQTPVLKNEWQLQKSEGDIAHQFMPVLCPNDQSNLDFVKLLADNQIEARTYFSPSCHQQKFFTSFNRTVMPVTNNISGRIMSLPLWEEMKKSDIVQVTQVLAKGLES from the coding sequence ATCCGTAAAATTCCGTTTTTAAGACCCAACTTGGTGAAACAAGACACATTTACCAATTATTTAGCTCAGATTGAACAATCTAGATTGTACAGTAATTATGGACCATTAAATACTCTTTTTGAGAATAGAGTCCTAACCGAATACTATGAAGGAAACGGAGCGGTGCTCACGGTCAATAATGCTACCAGTGGATTGATGTTAGCTATTAATCAGAGTAAACGTCCTAAAGGGCGGTTTGCATTAATGCCTAGCTTTACTTTTTCTGCCACCCCTTTAGCAGCAATGTGGTGTGGTTTAGAACCTTATTTTGTAGATGTGAACAAAGACGATTGGTGTATGAATGAAGAACTTGTTAAAGATTCATTAACAAAATTAGGAGATGAAGTGGCGGTAGTTGTTCCCTACGCAACCTTTGGAACAGACTTAGACCTATCCTTTTATAAGCAGATTCATGAGTCCGGAATACCGGTGGTTTTTGATGCTGCCCCTAGTTTTGGAACATCAGGGCGTAGTGGATCATTTGGTAAGAATTTCCCCGGCCCTATCGTATACAGCTTTCATGCTACTAAATCATTTGGAATTGGCGAAGGCGGCTTAGTCTATAGTGCTGACAAAGACTTGATCAGTCAAATTCGACAAGCAGGAAATTTTGGGTTCTCGACTAATAGGGAAACTATATCACAAGGTCTTAATAGCAAACTTTCGGAATATAGCGCAGCTGTAGCTCTTGCAACTCTGGATGCCTTTCCTGAAAAAAGCCGAAAAAGACAACAAATTCATCAATGGTACCTAGAGCAATTCCAACAAACCCCTGTGTTAAAAAATGAGTGGCAGCTCCAAAAATCAGAAGGGGACATTGCCCATCAATTTATGCCTGTTCTCTGTCCAAATGATCAAAGTAATTTGGATTTTGTGAAATTGCTGGCTGACAATCAAATAGAAGCACGAACCTATTTTTCCCCATCTTGTCATCAACAAAAATTTTTCACATCATTCAATCGGACAGTAATGCCAGTTACCAATAATATTTCAGGACGCATAATGAGCTTACCTCTTTGGGAAGAAATGAAAAAAAGTGATATTGTGCAAGTTACACAAGTATTAGCAAAAGGATTGGAATCATGA
- a CDS encoding class I SAM-dependent methyltransferase — translation MTPSEQTALLHLPALVDHLDGEIVEIGSFKGKSTVALGLGSKSISERKRTIFAIDPFISNGAYADYFNEFQNNILNFRLANYVTPIKNFSHDAIKDCPESISALFVDGDHSYLGVKRDIELYAPRVVRGGFIAFHDYTVYPDVRRAVDELCESKEYVLVCDYDSLRLIRKLK, via the coding sequence TTGACACCTTCAGAGCAAACTGCATTACTACATTTGCCAGCTCTTGTTGATCATTTAGATGGGGAAATTGTTGAGATCGGTTCCTTTAAAGGGAAAAGTACTGTTGCATTAGGTCTCGGGAGCAAGTCGATAAGTGAAAGAAAACGAACAATTTTTGCCATTGATCCTTTTATCTCTAATGGAGCTTATGCCGATTATTTTAATGAATTTCAGAATAATATTCTAAATTTCCGTCTTGCAAACTATGTAACTCCAATAAAAAATTTCAGCCATGATGCTATAAAAGATTGTCCTGAGAGCATATCTGCCCTGTTTGTAGATGGAGACCATAGTTATTTAGGCGTAAAAAGAGATATAGAGTTATATGCTCCAAGAGTTGTCCGCGGAGGATTTATAGCGTTTCATGACTACACTGTTTATCCTGATGTTAGAAGGGCTGTTGATGAACTATGTGAGAGTAAAGAGTATGTACTTGTTTGTGATTACGATAGTTTGCGCCTCATACGTAAATTGAAATAA
- a CDS encoding acetyltransferase, whose product MKKIVIWGCGGHAREINHLCENSSYEVIGFLDERSEMKGKIIDDVPVLGDLHDIYPLRNKIKIVCAGVGDPSLKKRFVTKTIHAGFEIADTIVHPSVFISKRNTLGVGSIICEGTIITTNVQIGNFVIINRSSNISHDNVISDYVTVGPGVNIAGNVTIGEGAYVGIGSSIREKINIGAWSVIGGGAFVKNDVPAKTLYAGVPAKFKKDLD is encoded by the coding sequence ATGAAAAAAATCGTCATTTGGGGCTGCGGAGGGCATGCACGTGAGATAAATCACCTGTGTGAAAATTCAAGTTATGAGGTTATAGGATTTCTTGATGAAAGATCGGAAATGAAGGGGAAAATAATAGATGATGTACCGGTTTTGGGCGATCTTCATGATATTTATCCTCTTCGGAACAAAATTAAAATTGTTTGTGCCGGTGTAGGAGACCCATCTCTGAAAAAGCGGTTTGTCACCAAAACAATACATGCAGGTTTTGAGATTGCTGATACAATAGTGCACCCTTCTGTTTTCATTTCAAAGAGGAACACACTTGGAGTTGGATCGATTATTTGTGAAGGAACCATTATAACCACAAATGTTCAAATAGGGAATTTTGTTATCATAAATCGGAGTTCGAACATTAGTCATGATAATGTCATTAGCGACTATGTAACGGTAGGTCCTGGAGTTAATATTGCAGGTAATGTTACGATTGGTGAAGGAGCATACGTTGGCATTGGTTCCTCTATCCGTGAAAAAATCAATATTGGTGCTTGGTCGGTTATAGGAGGCGGAGCATTTGTAAAGAATGATGTTCCTGCGAAAACGCTTTATGCGGGGGTCCCTGCAAAGTTTAAAAAGGATTTAGATTAG
- a CDS encoding dTDP-4-dehydrorhamnose 3,5-epimerase family protein, with the protein MAIEGVISKKLIKHCDDRGFFAEVVRDDDHLLSHFGQLSWTTSYPGVIKAFHYHEEQDDLWFIPSGNAQVVLYDLREHSATKGETNVYYMGENNPSILLIPKGVAHGYRVLGENPATVLYCTTKSYNPSQPDEKRIPWDDKEINFDWETKHR; encoded by the coding sequence ATGGCCATTGAAGGTGTCATTTCTAAGAAATTGATTAAGCATTGTGATGATAGAGGATTTTTTGCAGAAGTGGTAAGAGATGATGACCATCTTTTATCTCATTTTGGTCAACTTTCATGGACTACATCTTATCCAGGCGTCATCAAAGCATTTCACTACCATGAAGAGCAAGATGACCTTTGGTTTATCCCATCAGGTAATGCTCAAGTTGTTTTATATGATTTAAGAGAACACTCTGCTACCAAGGGTGAAACCAATGTTTATTATATGGGCGAAAATAATCCTAGTATTTTACTTATTCCCAAAGGTGTAGCTCACGGTTACCGCGTGCTTGGTGAAAATCCAGCAACAGTTCTGTATTGTACGACAAAGTCGTATAACCCCTCCCAACCAGATGAGAAAAGAATACCTTGGGATGATAAAGAAATTAATTTTGATTGGGAAACAAAACATAGATAA
- a CDS encoding YibE/F family protein, producing the protein MGYKHVSLYAIIALCFVASVFFVNHNYSFYELPIAKVIKTNLENTTELNDMYQNEDRLFTQSIIAELQNGEEKGKLIHLKNEYSSSGAYDQEYRVGNDLFVSIDTKTEENSELTGTIKDVKRDKFVLIVAWVFILTLLIVGKKQGLFSIISLAVNAILLSYALDFYLNTSDIGLVLICSISIILFTVLSLLLVNGFNEKTYAAIIATLLGTFLSLFITYLVMWLTSEQGLRYEEMQFVTRPYKMVFMAGLFIGSLGAVMDIAITMSSSIFGLYEKNNHISVKALKTSGLEIGKDIMGTMTNILFFAYISGSIPMIILYLKNASALGFTLSMNLTLELARALAGGIGIVLTIPIGLYISIFFINRKRER; encoded by the coding sequence ATGGGTTACAAGCATGTTTCTTTGTACGCCATCATAGCACTTTGTTTTGTCGCCTCTGTTTTCTTTGTTAATCACAATTATTCATTCTATGAACTTCCAATAGCCAAAGTCATCAAAACAAATCTGGAAAATACAACTGAATTGAATGATATGTATCAAAATGAAGATCGACTATTTACCCAGAGTATAATAGCCGAATTACAAAATGGAGAAGAAAAAGGAAAACTTATTCATTTAAAGAATGAATATTCCTCATCCGGAGCTTATGATCAAGAATATCGAGTTGGAAATGATTTATTTGTTTCGATTGATACGAAGACAGAAGAAAATTCAGAGTTAACTGGAACCATAAAAGACGTAAAGCGTGATAAATTTGTGTTGATTGTAGCATGGGTTTTTATCTTGACATTACTTATCGTTGGAAAAAAACAAGGCCTGTTTTCAATTATAAGTTTGGCAGTCAATGCCATATTGTTGTCATATGCATTAGATTTTTATTTGAATACATCAGACATTGGTTTGGTATTGATATGCAGTATAAGTATCATTCTATTTACGGTCCTTTCCCTTTTACTGGTTAACGGTTTTAATGAAAAAACATATGCAGCTATTATTGCGACACTGTTAGGGACTTTTTTATCGCTGTTCATTACTTATCTTGTTATGTGGTTAACTTCCGAACAAGGCCTTCGATATGAAGAAATGCAATTTGTCACTCGTCCTTATAAAATGGTGTTTATGGCAGGGTTATTTATCGGATCTTTAGGAGCCGTAATGGATATAGCCATTACCATGTCTTCTTCGATTTTTGGGTTATATGAAAAGAACAACCACATATCAGTAAAAGCACTTAAAACTTCAGGATTAGAGATTGGAAAAGACATTATGGGAACCATGACAAATATTTTGTTTTTTGCCTATATAAGTGGCTCCATACCTATGATTATTTTGTATTTGAAAAATGCTTCTGCATTGGGATTTACCCTTTCCATGAATCTTACATTGGAGTTGGCCCGTGCCCTAGCTGGGGGTATTGGAATCGTGTTAACTATTCCGATAGGTCTATATATTTCTATTTTTTTCATTAATCGAAAGAGGGAAAGATAA
- a CDS encoding zinc ribbon domain-containing protein, with product MKPYKTCQSCGMPLSKDELGGGTENDGSKSTKYCSHCYVNGEFTQNITAIEMQEFVQNHLMKNMKMPKFIAKFFTRGIPKLVRWK from the coding sequence ATGAAGCCATATAAAACATGTCAGAGTTGTGGAATGCCGCTTTCTAAAGATGAATTAGGTGGAGGAACTGAAAATGACGGTAGTAAAAGTACTAAATATTGTAGTCATTGTTATGTAAATGGTGAATTTACTCAAAATATTACTGCGATAGAAATGCAAGAATTTGTTCAAAATCATTTGATGAAGAATATGAAAATGCCTAAATTTATTGCTAAATTTTTCACTAGAGGAATTCCAAAGTTAGTGCGATGGAAGTAG
- a CDS encoding YibE/F family protein, translating to MNVLVLLAFILLILMILIGGKKGARSFFAFFLNFGVVLFTIIFMTNPNNDPYIVTLIACTVISYINLFFINEVNSTTKTAFISTIITIVIVLFFIVLVTENAMIQGFGEEEIEELSIFSLYIGVDFVKIGASVIIMSTIGAIIDTAMAISSPMREMFHHNPSISKKDLFTFGLSMGRDILGTTTNTLFFAFFGGYLALLIWFKDLSYSVGEIVNSKIFSAEMITIFCAGTGVALIIPITALITAYFLVKTRENKEKVI from the coding sequence ATGAATGTATTAGTGTTGCTAGCGTTCATATTATTAATATTGATGATCTTGATAGGTGGAAAAAAAGGAGCACGTTCATTTTTTGCTTTTTTTCTAAATTTTGGTGTGGTACTTTTCACCATCATTTTTATGACAAATCCAAATAATGATCCGTATATCGTAACATTGATTGCATGTACGGTGATTAGTTATATTAATTTATTTTTTATTAACGAAGTGAACAGTACAACAAAAACAGCATTCATTTCTACTATTATCACGATTGTTATTGTCCTCTTTTTTATTGTTCTTGTGACTGAAAATGCGATGATACAAGGTTTTGGTGAGGAAGAAATAGAAGAGCTTAGCATCTTTTCCCTATATATTGGAGTAGATTTTGTTAAAATTGGAGCTTCAGTAATTATTATGAGTACTATTGGCGCCATTATCGATACAGCCATGGCCATTTCATCTCCCATGCGAGAAATGTTTCATCACAATCCATCCATTAGCAAGAAAGATTTATTTACATTTGGATTAAGTATGGGGAGGGATATCTTAGGAACAACTACGAATACATTATTTTTTGCCTTCTTTGGTGGCTATTTGGCATTGCTGATATGGTTTAAGGATTTATCCTATTCTGTTGGAGAAATCGTAAACTCAAAAATATTTAGTGCTGAAATGATCACTATATTTTGTGCTGGAACAGGTGTAGCCTTGATAATTCCTATAACTGCCTTGATTACTGCTTATTTTTTAGTGAAAACAAGAGAAAATAAAGAGAAAGTTATATAG
- the rfbA gene encoding glucose-1-phosphate thymidylyltransferase RfbA, with the protein MKGIILAGGYGTRLYPLTKVVSKQLLPVYDKPLIYYPLSVLMLAGIKDILVISTPIDTPRFKSLLGDGSQLGIKISYISQEKPDGIAQAFIIGEDFIGKDSVSLILGDNIFYGHNFTKTLEEVVTRQNGATIFGYRVKDPERFGVVEFDKNRKVISLEEKPFTPKSNYAITGLYFYDNSVVDIAKSIKKSARGEYEITSVNECYLKKNQLNVELLDRGFSWLDTGTHESLLDASLYIQTIQSRQNVQIACIEEIAFRKGFISSQQLLALAKPLEKNEYGQYLVRLIEN; encoded by the coding sequence ATGAAAGGAATCATATTAGCTGGTGGATATGGCACTAGATTATATCCGTTAACGAAGGTTGTCTCAAAACAGCTATTACCTGTTTATGATAAACCCTTAATTTATTATCCATTGTCCGTGCTAATGCTCGCTGGAATTAAAGATATCTTAGTCATTTCTACACCTATTGATACACCTCGTTTTAAAAGTTTATTAGGTGATGGGTCACAATTAGGAATCAAAATTAGTTATATATCACAGGAAAAACCGGATGGTATCGCACAGGCTTTTATTATAGGAGAGGATTTTATAGGAAAAGATTCTGTATCTTTAATATTAGGGGACAATATTTTTTATGGACATAATTTCACTAAAACACTAGAAGAAGTCGTTACTCGACAAAACGGTGCAACGATATTCGGCTATCGTGTTAAAGATCCTGAACGATTTGGTGTTGTAGAATTTGATAAAAATCGGAAAGTGATCTCTTTGGAAGAAAAACCCTTCACGCCTAAATCAAATTATGCCATTACAGGACTTTATTTTTATGATAATAGCGTTGTTGATATCGCCAAGAGTATTAAGAAATCTGCTCGTGGAGAATATGAAATTACTTCGGTGAATGAATGTTACCTCAAGAAAAACCAGCTGAATGTTGAGTTATTGGATAGAGGATTTAGCTGGTTAGATACTGGTACTCATGAATCACTTCTTGACGCTTCTTTATATATTCAAACCATTCAAAGCCGGCAAAACGTTCAAATTGCTTGTATAGAAGAAATTGCCTTTCGAAAAGGATTTATTTCATCACAACAACTTCTTGCCTTAGCTAAACCATTAGAGAAAAATGAATATGGGCAATACCTTGTAAGATTAATAGAAAATTAA
- a CDS encoding TrkH family potassium uptake protein: MNSKIENLTKKLSAAQIIVFYYLVAVVVSTILLLLPITQKQNAELSFIDGVFISISAVTVTGLSPADVSQLLSVPGTFIFAIILQFGGIGIMAFGTILWIASGKKIGLRARILMTTEQNSPTFSGIVRFIRMIFFFFVMIELLGAVVFDTYFLKYFPTWQEAYLQGFFASVSATTNAGFDITGKSLIPFADDYFVLTLNIVLFIIGSLGFPVLMEVSQWLRHKGKMPFQFTLFTKITTVTFFILIVIGAIFINLFQYSHFYSEKTWHQSFVHSLFYSISSRTGGMAISDINQFSVPTLLLLSIFMFIGASPSSAGGGIRTTTFAVMLLTIYNYAKGNRTIKIFKREIDEEDIIKSFIVFTTGMILCSVAVVILTCIESAFSLMEILFEVSSAFGTVGLSLGITPELSTAGKVVIMILMFIGKIGMFTFLFSMGGKPVKHAYHYPKERIIIG, translated from the coding sequence ATGAATAGTAAAATAGAGAACTTAACAAAAAAGCTATCTGCTGCTCAAATAATTGTTTTTTATTACCTAGTAGCTGTAGTGGTTTCAACCATTTTATTGCTGCTACCTATTACTCAAAAGCAGAATGCAGAGCTCTCATTTATTGATGGAGTATTCATTTCTATTAGTGCGGTAACTGTAACAGGATTATCTCCGGCAGATGTAAGCCAGCTGCTTAGTGTTCCCGGTACGTTTATTTTTGCAATCATCCTCCAGTTTGGTGGAATTGGGATCATGGCTTTCGGAACAATACTATGGATTGCATCAGGAAAGAAAATAGGACTCAGGGCAAGAATACTTATGACAACAGAACAAAACAGCCCCACTTTTTCCGGGATTGTTCGGTTCATACGAATGATCTTCTTTTTCTTTGTCATGATTGAGCTATTAGGGGCTGTTGTATTCGATACATATTTTTTGAAGTATTTCCCAACATGGCAAGAGGCTTATTTGCAGGGTTTCTTCGCCTCTGTGTCTGCTACGACAAATGCTGGTTTTGATATCACAGGAAAATCACTGATTCCGTTCGCAGACGATTATTTTGTCCTGACCCTTAATATAGTACTCTTTATTATCGGATCCCTTGGTTTTCCGGTTTTAATGGAGGTAAGTCAGTGGCTCAGGCATAAGGGAAAGATGCCATTTCAGTTCACCTTGTTCACAAAAATTACAACCGTAACTTTTTTCATACTGATCGTAATTGGAGCCATTTTTATCAATCTGTTTCAGTACAGTCATTTCTATTCAGAAAAGACTTGGCATCAATCCTTTGTCCATTCTTTGTTTTATTCGATATCTTCAAGGACTGGCGGAATGGCGATCAGCGACATCAACCAATTTTCAGTACCTACCCTTTTGTTACTGAGTATTTTTATGTTCATAGGGGCATCCCCCAGCAGTGCTGGGGGTGGGATAAGAACCACCACGTTTGCTGTGATGCTGCTTACCATTTACAACTATGCGAAAGGGAACAGAACAATAAAAATATTCAAAAGGGAGATCGATGAGGAAGATATCATCAAGTCATTCATCGTTTTCACAACAGGTATGATTCTGTGCAGTGTGGCAGTAGTCATTCTTACATGCATTGAATCTGCCTTTTCCCTAATGGAAATTTTATTCGAAGTTTCCTCTGCTTTTGGCACTGTAGGCCTTTCGCTTGGCATTACACCGGAATTGAGTACTGCTGGGAAGGTCGTAATCATGATTTTAATGTTTATAGGGAAAATCGGGATGTTTACCTTCTTATTCAGTATGGGAGGCAAGCCAGTTAAACATGCGTATCACTATCCCAAAGAGCGCATCATTATAGGGTAA
- the rfbD gene encoding dTDP-4-dehydrorhamnose reductase: MKIVITGAGGQLGKELIQIFKEEGYVVYPYTKQQLDITNRTKIKEVIEKIQPDYLINTAAFTQVDLCETDIDQAYLINGIGPYYLASEAKEKKAKFFHISTDYVFEGEKSEPYEEEDTPDPQTIYGKSKLLGEALALTANENTTIIRTSWLYGHEGKNFVNTIKKLARHSQEIRVVQDQYGCPTYTKDLGIAINKLLTKPHGIYHVTNSGSCSWFEFATEIVTFLNSQTVVIPVSTEEYGLKTPRPMYSVLSQKKLNSNGISLRNWKEGLHEYLKKEVDENGH; the protein is encoded by the coding sequence ATGAAGATTGTCATTACAGGTGCAGGCGGCCAATTAGGAAAAGAACTCATTCAGATATTTAAAGAGGAAGGCTATGTGGTATATCCATATACTAAACAACAATTAGATATTACGAACCGTACGAAAATAAAAGAAGTGATTGAGAAAATCCAGCCGGATTATCTTATTAATACTGCAGCCTTTACACAAGTTGACCTTTGCGAAACGGATATAGATCAAGCTTATTTAATTAATGGAATTGGACCTTATTATCTAGCGAGTGAAGCAAAGGAAAAAAAAGCGAAGTTTTTTCATATTAGTACGGACTATGTATTTGAAGGAGAAAAAAGTGAACCTTATGAAGAAGAGGATACTCCTGACCCCCAAACGATTTATGGAAAAAGCAAACTACTAGGCGAAGCTTTAGCACTAACTGCTAATGAAAATACCACGATCATTAGAACGTCATGGTTATACGGACATGAGGGGAAAAATTTCGTCAATACCATTAAAAAGTTAGCCCGTCATTCACAAGAAATCCGTGTTGTTCAAGACCAATATGGTTGTCCTACTTACACGAAAGACCTTGGAATAGCGATTAATAAACTACTAACAAAACCGCATGGCATTTATCATGTCACAAACTCTGGAAGTTGCAGCTGGTTTGAGTTTGCCACCGAAATTGTAACATTCTTAAACTCACAAACTGTAGTCATCCCTGTTTCTACGGAAGAATACGGTCTTAAAACACCCAGACCCATGTATTCGGTTTTAAGTCAAAAAAAGTTGAATTCCAATGGGATCTCTTTGCGAAATTGGAAAGAAGGATTACATGAATACTTAAAAAAGGAAGTTGATGAAAATGGCCATTGA